In Paenibacillus sp. G2S3, a single window of DNA contains:
- a CDS encoding VanW family protein: MKKIHLALIVVTALILIGSLIYGGLHLYGNKSTLPKGTTLAGWEVGELNISEVRSELKKKLQALESIPLVLKFKENSELTLKLKQAGMTYEAAAFEQGLQDLTEGPLWDRVKARYSFPQNWSLEAHLDIAQLKTILSSAWERESFGEPVDATRRITGDDRVVYTSEKTSLEVDWTGMVTSLSTAAPTRFTRLIALQENGITMEVPLTILQPDITLNALKEQGIERKIMQFSTSLGASGPGRIYNVESAAKAVNGTVLPPGAVFDYGKAIEKAKIEYGFREAPVIVNGKLQAGVGGGICQVSSTLYNAALRTGLEIVERRNHSLPVNYLPKGQDATFAEGYINFRFRNTTGKYLVIKAAVQGRSLTIKFFGTFPQNVTYRVHSQIVEVLPPVDKYVNDSSLPRGGSRVIQNGKTGYVVETYSTRFVDGKSTEVKKLSRDVYYAQKRLIAINRGGVSKSVIPEAPRKQLVEDGVRSE; this comes from the coding sequence ATGAAAAAAATCCATCTGGCCCTCATAGTAGTCACTGCTCTCATTCTTATCGGTTCATTAATATATGGGGGACTTCATCTATATGGCAACAAAAGCACGCTTCCAAAGGGTACAACCCTTGCCGGATGGGAGGTAGGCGAGCTGAACATCTCAGAGGTTCGTTCCGAGCTGAAGAAGAAGCTACAGGCCCTTGAATCTATCCCCCTTGTACTGAAGTTCAAAGAGAATTCTGAGCTTACCCTCAAGCTTAAACAAGCTGGAATGACCTATGAAGCCGCAGCTTTTGAGCAAGGTTTGCAAGATCTTACGGAAGGGCCGCTATGGGATCGTGTAAAAGCCCGCTACAGCTTCCCCCAGAATTGGAGTCTTGAAGCCCATCTGGACATTGCTCAATTAAAGACTATCCTAAGTTCCGCTTGGGAGAGAGAATCCTTCGGTGAACCAGTGGATGCTACGCGGCGAATTACTGGGGATGATCGTGTAGTGTACACGTCTGAGAAGACTTCCCTTGAGGTAGACTGGACAGGAATGGTGACCTCACTATCAACCGCTGCCCCCACTCGTTTTACTCGTCTGATCGCGCTGCAAGAGAATGGGATTACAATGGAAGTTCCTTTAACCATATTACAGCCGGACATCACTCTAAATGCTTTAAAAGAGCAAGGCATTGAGCGAAAAATCATGCAATTCAGCACCTCTCTCGGCGCAAGTGGACCTGGACGAATCTACAACGTTGAATCAGCGGCCAAAGCTGTGAATGGAACCGTGCTCCCACCTGGAGCTGTTTTTGACTATGGCAAAGCTATTGAAAAAGCAAAAATAGAATACGGCTTCCGCGAAGCGCCAGTCATTGTGAACGGTAAGCTACAGGCCGGTGTCGGGGGTGGAATCTGCCAAGTTTCCAGTACTCTGTACAACGCCGCTCTGCGCACCGGACTGGAGATTGTGGAGCGCCGCAACCACTCCTTGCCGGTCAACTATTTACCCAAAGGCCAAGATGCAACGTTCGCAGAAGGCTATATCAACTTCCGTTTTCGCAATACGACCGGCAAATATTTAGTCATTAAAGCGGCTGTGCAAGGTCGATCACTAACGATCAAGTTCTTTGGTACCTTTCCGCAAAATGTTACTTATAGAGTTCATTCACAAATCGTAGAGGTGCTGCCTCCAGTCGACAAATACGTAAACGATTCTTCCCTCCCTCGTGGAGGCTCACGCGTTATACAAAATGGGAAAACCGGATATGTTGTTGAGACTTACAGCACCCGGTTTGTTGACGGTAAATCCACTGAGGTAAAGAAATTATCCCGCGATGTGTACTACGCACAAAAACGATTAATCGCCATCAATCGCGGAGGCGTAAGTAAATCTGTTATTCCAGAAGCACCTAGAAAGCAGTTGGTAGAGGATGGCGTTCGAAGTGAATAG
- the ftsE gene encoding cell division ATP-binding protein FtsE, whose amino-acid sequence MIEMQDVWKTYPNGTHALQGVSVKIDRNEFVYVVGPSGAGKSTFMKLIYREEVPTKGQISVGGFNIGKLKQRKIPYVRRNIGVVFQDFRLLPRMTAYENVAFAMEVIEAPKKVIKKRVNEVLDLVGLKNKANREPSQLSGGEQQRIAIARAIVNNPSVIIADEPTGNLDPETSWGIMQLLDEINFRGTTIVMATHNRDIVNKMRKRVLAIENGNIVRDQARGEYGYEF is encoded by the coding sequence ATGATTGAAATGCAAGATGTTTGGAAGACATACCCTAACGGAACTCACGCACTGCAAGGAGTTTCAGTAAAAATTGACCGCAATGAATTTGTGTATGTTGTCGGTCCATCCGGCGCGGGTAAATCTACTTTTATGAAATTGATTTATAGAGAAGAAGTGCCAACTAAAGGTCAAATTTCTGTGGGAGGCTTTAACATAGGGAAGCTCAAACAACGTAAAATTCCTTATGTTCGCCGTAATATCGGCGTTGTATTTCAAGATTTTCGGTTATTGCCAAGAATGACGGCGTATGAGAATGTCGCTTTTGCCATGGAAGTTATTGAAGCACCGAAAAAGGTCATCAAGAAACGTGTGAATGAAGTCCTCGATCTGGTTGGACTCAAAAATAAAGCAAATCGTGAACCCTCTCAGCTCTCAGGTGGAGAGCAGCAGCGGATTGCAATTGCCCGGGCTATCGTTAACAACCCGTCAGTTATTATTGCGGACGAGCCTACGGGAAACTTGGACCCTGAGACTTCATGGGGCATTATGCAGCTGCTGGACGAAATTAATTTTCGCGGAACAACGATTGTAATGGCTACCCATAACAGAGACATTGTGAACAAAATGCGCAAACGGGTGCTTGCGATTGAGAATGGAAACATTGTGAGAGACCAGGCGAGAGGGGAATATGGCTATGAGTTTTAA
- the ftsX gene encoding permease-like cell division protein FtsX gives MSFKTFLRHLREGFKSVFRNGWMSIASIISIVVSLFILGVFILLVLNVNAVADEADSQVQINVHLALNVDQKLRETLQTEIGNMPEVSKITFISKDQGLKDLRADMGKDAAELLEGFDEDNNPLPDTLKVEVVEPTTVAFVAEKIEALNKTHADQPIYKVKYGKGSIETLFKITRAVRNIGFIFVAGLALMSMFLISNTIRVTILARRKEIGIMKLVGATNYFIRWPFFIEGALIGLIGSLITSGILYLGYSGLESSVQGDPMLQLQLIPFGDIWMLLIGMLVGLGVLIGVWGSTVSIRRFLKV, from the coding sequence ATGAGTTTTAAAACCTTCTTGCGACACTTGCGGGAAGGCTTCAAAAGCGTATTCCGTAATGGCTGGATGTCGATTGCTTCTATCATTTCCATTGTCGTCTCTCTCTTTATCCTAGGCGTATTTATCCTTCTTGTTCTGAATGTAAATGCTGTAGCAGATGAGGCAGACAGTCAGGTACAGATTAATGTGCATCTGGCACTAAATGTAGATCAGAAGCTGCGCGAGACTTTGCAGACTGAAATTGGCAATATGCCTGAGGTCAGCAAGATCACGTTCATCTCCAAGGACCAAGGACTTAAAGATCTCCGTGCAGATATGGGGAAAGACGCAGCCGAGCTTCTGGAAGGGTTCGATGAAGACAATAACCCTCTCCCAGATACACTAAAGGTAGAAGTTGTTGAACCTACTACGGTAGCCTTTGTGGCTGAGAAGATTGAAGCACTCAACAAGACACATGCTGACCAGCCCATTTACAAAGTCAAATATGGCAAGGGCTCGATAGAAACCTTGTTCAAAATAACACGCGCTGTACGTAACATTGGTTTTATTTTTGTAGCAGGTCTGGCGCTCATGTCTATGTTTCTCATTTCCAATACGATTCGGGTTACGATTCTTGCCCGTCGTAAGGAGATTGGCATTATGAAGCTGGTAGGCGCGACAAATTATTTTATTCGCTGGCCGTTCTTTATAGAAGGGGCACTGATCGGATTGATCGGATCGCTTATCACCTCTGGTATCTTGTATTTGGGTTACAGCGGTCTGGAGTCGTCCGTACAGGGAGATCCTATGCTCCAATTGCAGCTGATTCCATTTGGTGATATTTGGATGCTGCTCATCGGTATGCTAGTTGGGCTAGGCGTACTGATCGGCGTCTGGGGAAGTACGGTTTCTATTCGAAGATTCTTGAAAGTTTAA